One window of the Conexibacter sp. SYSU D00693 genome contains the following:
- a CDS encoding pyridoxal phosphate-dependent aminotransferase, giving the protein MRLNPVLEGLGAYPFVRLNEAKRAAAADGVDVIDLGVGEPREQTPAFIREALRGAVDPLSTYPLAEGLPELRGAISAWVATRFGAQLDPATEVLPTLGSKEAVFHLAQVLGGERVVVTAPGYPVPERGARFAGKEVVRLPLLAERGFLPDLDAIDWPGTAIVWLNFPNNPTGATAPLELYERAAALAREHDVVLASDEAYSELWFGEQPRGALELTDRRNVVVFNTLSKRSSMPGYRSGFVAGDPQVIAALKRYRPNVGVAPQEFVQRAAVAAWSDEQHVDDVRDVYRAKRDVLLGAFEAAGFTLAGGDATFFLWLRTPDGADDERIAMALLRETGIAVAPGSFFGPEGAGHVRAALVPTRERCAEAAARLRGR; this is encoded by the coding sequence GTGCGGCTGAACCCGGTCCTGGAGGGCCTCGGGGCCTACCCCTTCGTCCGCCTCAACGAGGCCAAGCGGGCGGCGGCCGCGGACGGCGTGGACGTCATCGACCTCGGCGTCGGCGAGCCGCGCGAGCAGACGCCGGCCTTCATCCGCGAGGCGCTGCGGGGCGCGGTCGACCCGTTGTCCACGTACCCGCTGGCCGAGGGCCTGCCGGAGCTGCGCGGCGCGATCTCGGCGTGGGTGGCGACGCGCTTCGGGGCGCAGCTCGACCCGGCCACCGAGGTCCTGCCGACGCTCGGCTCCAAGGAGGCGGTCTTCCACCTCGCGCAGGTCCTCGGCGGCGAGCGCGTCGTCGTCACCGCCCCCGGCTACCCCGTGCCCGAGCGCGGCGCGCGGTTCGCCGGCAAGGAGGTCGTGCGCCTGCCGCTGCTCGCCGAGCGCGGCTTCCTGCCGGACCTCGACGCCATCGACTGGCCGGGCACGGCGATCGTCTGGCTGAACTTCCCCAACAACCCGACGGGCGCGACGGCGCCGCTGGAGCTCTACGAGCGCGCGGCGGCGCTGGCCCGCGAGCACGACGTCGTGCTGGCCAGCGACGAGGCCTACAGCGAGCTGTGGTTCGGCGAGCAGCCGCGCGGCGCGCTCGAGCTGACCGACCGCCGCAACGTCGTGGTCTTCAACACGCTCTCCAAGCGCTCGTCGATGCCCGGCTACCGCTCGGGGTTCGTGGCGGGCGACCCGCAGGTCATCGCCGCCCTCAAGCGCTACCGGCCCAACGTCGGCGTGGCGCCGCAGGAGTTCGTCCAGCGCGCCGCCGTCGCCGCGTGGTCCGACGAGCAGCACGTCGACGACGTCCGCGACGTCTACCGCGCCAAGCGCGACGTCCTGCTGGGCGCCTTCGAGGCCGCGGGCTTCACCCTGGCGGGCGGCGACGCGACGTTCTTCCTCTGGCTGCGCACGCCCGACGGCGCCGACGACGAGCGGATCGCCATGGCCCTGCTGCGGGAGACCGGCATCGCGGTCGCCCCCGGGTCGTTCTTCGGGCCCGAGGGCGCCGGGCACGTGCGCGCGGCGCTGGTCCCCACGCGCGAGCGCTGCGCCGAGGCGGCCGCGCGCTTGCGCGGGCGCTAG
- the dapE gene encoding succinyl-diaminopimelate desuccinylase: protein MPPDLAQRLADRTLELIDVPSESHDEAALHRHVTDVLREGGVAVQDLGDLCLLAHVGERRADRPLVLLAGHLDTVPAQDNRPGRIGDGWVHGLGAADMKGALATMVELALHPPGPWEGVDVGVLFFPREELPFVDSSLTPLLAREPSLHDVALAIVMEPTANQLHAGCLGNLNATWTFTGRAGHSARPWLADNAIHQAAAGIAALAQVEPVPVDSDGLTFTEVISVTTVHGGIARNVVPGSCVAEVNMRYAPGTSADEAERRLRAICEPFGEVRIDGNAPSAPAALTSDLARRLADGLEVAPKQAWTPVAEFAAVGVPAVNLGPGDPAFAHRADERIEVDALVRCHDVLARFLCG from the coding sequence GTGCCGCCGGACCTCGCGCAGCGCCTCGCCGACCGGACCCTCGAGCTCATCGACGTCCCCTCGGAGTCCCACGACGAGGCCGCGCTGCACCGCCACGTCACCGACGTGCTCCGCGAGGGCGGCGTCGCGGTGCAGGACCTCGGCGACCTGTGCCTGCTGGCCCACGTCGGCGAGCGCCGGGCGGACCGGCCGCTCGTCCTGCTCGCGGGCCACCTCGACACCGTCCCCGCGCAGGACAACCGCCCGGGGCGCATCGGGGACGGCTGGGTGCACGGCCTGGGCGCGGCGGACATGAAGGGCGCGCTGGCGACGATGGTCGAGCTGGCGCTGCACCCGCCGGGTCCGTGGGAGGGCGTCGACGTCGGCGTGCTCTTCTTCCCCCGCGAGGAGCTGCCCTTCGTGGACTCGTCGCTGACGCCGCTGCTGGCGCGCGAGCCGTCCCTGCACGACGTCGCCCTGGCGATCGTCATGGAGCCCACCGCCAACCAGCTGCATGCGGGCTGCCTGGGCAACCTCAACGCGACCTGGACCTTCACGGGCCGCGCGGGCCACTCCGCCCGCCCGTGGCTCGCCGACAACGCGATCCACCAGGCGGCGGCGGGGATCGCCGCGCTCGCGCAGGTCGAGCCGGTGCCGGTCGACTCCGACGGCCTGACCTTCACCGAGGTCATCTCGGTGACCACCGTCCACGGCGGGATCGCGCGCAACGTCGTGCCCGGCTCGTGCGTGGCCGAGGTGAACATGCGCTACGCGCCGGGCACGAGCGCCGACGAGGCCGAGCGCCGGCTGCGCGCGATCTGCGAGCCCTTCGGCGAGGTGCGCATCGACGGCAACGCGCCCTCGGCGCCCGCCGCGCTGACCAGCGACCTCGCGCGCCGGCTGGCCGACGGCCTGGAGGTCGCGCCCAAGCAGGCGTGGACGCCGGTGGCGGAGTTCGCCGCCGTGGGCGTGCCCGCGGTCAACCTCGGTCCCGGCGACCCGGCGTTCGCCCACCGTGCCGACGAGCGCATCGAGGTCGACGCGCTCGTGCGCTGCCACGACGTCCTCGCGAGGTTCCTGTGCGGCTGA
- a CDS encoding DUF429 domain-containing protein codes for MSARPGNQQLCTLHERRGAEGTTELVATFYEPGDVDAIARTVLGFGGEAVCAIDAPSGRRLDLLAPGQPLRDQLGLPEGRYERMRVCDALLFRRRLPLYPVPAAQQGLAAWEGWMAQGFALFEALDALVLHRPQVPADVLGAPHGDGALAFGRLAETYPDAVFCSLLGHRPSAKRTPWGLQQRIAALRLRGVVDDDGGLWHRTLDELDACAAAYAAYALAAGTGSWVGDPREGVLLLPVPELAERYEPLPPPARLPLA; via the coding sequence GTGTCCGCCCGTCCGGGCAACCAGCAGCTCTGCACGCTGCACGAGCGGCGCGGGGCGGAGGGGACGACCGAGCTCGTCGCCACGTTCTACGAGCCGGGGGACGTCGACGCGATCGCGCGTACGGTGCTCGGCTTCGGCGGCGAGGCGGTCTGCGCGATCGATGCGCCCAGCGGGCGCCGGCTCGACCTCCTGGCCCCGGGCCAACCGCTGCGCGACCAGCTCGGCCTGCCCGAGGGGCGCTACGAGCGCATGCGCGTGTGCGACGCCCTGCTCTTCCGCCGCCGGCTGCCGCTCTACCCGGTGCCCGCCGCCCAGCAGGGCCTGGCCGCGTGGGAGGGCTGGATGGCGCAGGGCTTCGCGCTGTTCGAGGCGCTCGACGCGCTCGTCCTGCACCGCCCGCAGGTCCCCGCCGACGTCCTCGGCGCCCCGCACGGCGACGGGGCGCTGGCCTTCGGCCGCCTCGCGGAGACCTACCCCGACGCGGTCTTCTGCTCCCTGCTGGGCCACCGGCCGTCGGCCAAGCGCACGCCGTGGGGGCTGCAGCAGCGGATCGCGGCGCTGCGCCTGCGCGGGGTCGTCGACGACGACGGCGGCCTCTGGCACCGGACGCTCGACGAGCTCGACGCGTGCGCCGCCGCCTACGCCGCATACGCGCTGGCCGCCGGGACCGGCTCCTGGGTGGGCGACCCGCGCGAGGGCGTCCTGCTGCTGCCGGTCCCCGAGCTGGCCGAGCGCTACGAGCCGCTGCCCCCACCCGCGAGACTCCCGCTGGCATGA
- a CDS encoding VOC family protein has product MTVRRIVANLHGQDPAAGAAFFADVLGLEVVMDHGWVRTYAKADEPRGPQVQVMSHDASAPVVPDASVEVDDVDAAYAAVLERGDEVVHPLTDEPWGVRRFFVREPGGRVINVLTHR; this is encoded by the coding sequence ATGACCGTCCGCCGCATCGTCGCCAACCTCCACGGGCAGGACCCGGCCGCCGGCGCGGCGTTCTTCGCCGACGTCCTGGGCCTCGAGGTGGTGATGGACCACGGCTGGGTCAGGACCTACGCGAAGGCCGACGAGCCGCGCGGGCCCCAGGTGCAGGTGATGTCGCACGACGCCAGCGCGCCGGTCGTCCCCGACGCGTCGGTCGAGGTCGACGACGTCGACGCCGCGTACGCGGCGGTGCTCGAGCGCGGCGACGAGGTCGTCCACCCGCTGACCGACGAGCCCTGGGGCGTGCGGCGGTTCTTCGTCCGCGAGCCCGGCGGGCGCGTCATCAACGTCCTGACACACCGCTGA
- the hflX gene encoding GTPase HflX, whose product MQQKGRNGRTAETTNGTAPRSGRAKQRAFCIAALPDGDDLSELRELLRTAGVAVVGQSVQHREAPHPNTYLGPGKLEEVKALAKRADANVIACDDELSPRQERNLEKELGLPVVDRTTVILDIFAGHANSSEGKLQVELAQLEYNLARMRGLWTHLERLGGGIGTRGPGESQIETDRRLARDRISALRRRLEHVKSNRSVMRAERTRAHLPQVALAGYTNAGKSTLLNALTDAEVGVRDRLFHTLDPTTRKMEIEGRPYLLTDTVGFIKKLPHQLVQAFGATLEETRVADLVLHVVDASAPEEELDDMLRAVDDVLEEIGAGDNPRLLVLNKADALDDEQRHELSIRHRDGILVSARTGEGLDELRAKVAESFAARLRAVELLLPFSEGGRLAELHDVAGDLEREDTAEGVRVSALLPVEVAERFERWSLAAARNGHGPHAE is encoded by the coding sequence ATGCAGCAGAAGGGCCGCAACGGCCGCACGGCGGAGACGACGAACGGCACCGCCCCGAGGTCGGGGCGCGCGAAGCAGCGCGCGTTCTGCATCGCGGCGCTGCCCGACGGCGACGACCTGTCCGAGCTGCGCGAGCTGCTGCGCACCGCGGGCGTCGCGGTGGTCGGCCAGAGCGTCCAGCACCGCGAGGCTCCGCACCCGAACACCTACCTCGGTCCCGGCAAGCTCGAGGAGGTCAAGGCGCTGGCCAAGCGCGCGGACGCCAACGTCATCGCCTGCGACGACGAGCTCAGCCCGCGCCAGGAGCGCAACCTCGAGAAGGAGCTCGGGCTGCCCGTCGTGGACCGCACGACGGTGATCCTCGACATCTTCGCCGGCCACGCGAACTCCTCGGAGGGCAAGCTCCAGGTCGAGCTCGCCCAGCTCGAGTACAACCTCGCGCGGATGCGGGGTCTGTGGACCCACCTCGAGCGTCTCGGCGGCGGCATCGGCACCCGAGGCCCGGGCGAGTCCCAGATCGAGACCGACCGCCGCCTCGCGCGCGACCGCATCTCCGCGCTGCGCCGCCGGCTCGAGCACGTGAAGTCCAACCGCTCGGTGATGCGCGCCGAGCGCACGCGCGCGCACCTGCCGCAGGTGGCGCTGGCCGGCTACACGAACGCCGGCAAGTCGACGCTGCTCAACGCGCTGACCGACGCGGAGGTCGGCGTCCGCGACCGGCTCTTCCACACGCTGGACCCGACGACCCGCAAGATGGAGATCGAGGGCCGGCCGTACCTGCTGACCGACACGGTCGGCTTCATCAAGAAGCTCCCGCACCAGCTCGTCCAGGCGTTCGGCGCGACGCTCGAGGAAACGCGCGTGGCCGACCTCGTCCTGCACGTCGTCGACGCCTCGGCACCCGAGGAGGAGCTCGACGACATGCTGCGCGCGGTCGACGACGTGCTCGAGGAGATCGGCGCCGGCGACAACCCGCGGCTGCTCGTCCTCAACAAGGCCGACGCACTCGACGACGAGCAGCGCCACGAGCTGAGCATCCGCCACCGCGACGGCATCCTCGTGAGCGCCCGCACGGGGGAGGGGCTGGACGAGCTGCGCGCCAAGGTCGCCGAGTCCTTCGCCGCCCGCCTGCGCGCGGTCGAGCTCCTGCTGCCGTTCTCCGAGGGCGGCCGGCTGGCCGAGCTGCACGACGTCGCGGGCGACCTGGAGCGCGAGGACACCGCCGAGGGCGTGCGCGTGAGCGCGCTGCTGCCCGTCGAGGTCGCCGAGCGCTTCGAGCGCTGGTCGCTGGCCGCGGCGCGCAACGGCCACGGCCCGCACGCCGAGTGA
- the dut gene encoding dUTP diphosphatase, which produces MTAAPLRVHRLDARAVLPRRARDGDFGYDLCALEAVELAPGARAQVRTGIAIALPPGHAGLVLPRSGLAARHGIALVNAPGLIDEGYRGEVQVLLLNTDRDEGYAIAAGDRIAQLVLVEPATPEVEEVDALDATARGAGGFGSTGYG; this is translated from the coding sequence GTGACCGCGGCGCCGCTGCGCGTCCACCGGCTGGACGCGCGGGCCGTCCTGCCCCGGCGCGCCCGGGACGGCGACTTCGGCTACGACCTCTGCGCGCTGGAGGCGGTGGAGCTCGCGCCCGGCGCCCGGGCGCAGGTCCGCACGGGCATCGCCATCGCCCTCCCGCCGGGCCACGCCGGCCTCGTCCTGCCCCGTTCGGGCCTCGCCGCCCGCCACGGCATCGCGCTGGTCAACGCCCCGGGCCTCATCGACGAGGGCTACCGCGGCGAGGTGCAGGTCCTCCTGCTCAACACCGACCGTGACGAGGGCTACGCGATCGCCGCCGGCGACCGCATCGCCCAGCTCGTCCTCGTCGAGCCCGCGACGCCTGAGGTCGAGGAGGTCGACGCGCTCGACGCGACCGCGCGCGGGGCCGGCGGCTTCGGATCCACCGGCTACGGCTGA
- a CDS encoding alpha/beta fold hydrolase, with protein MESQRALAGLAAVLALAITDAAQAAAAPGVRVAGGTVGNARMCGTEHEGVRTVAAGAPASAVVPGAKRAATRAARRGSRVVVERCEGASWKAERTVALGARRRALTVTLGSRSADLRIRTRTRDGRLGTPAYVRVGGGEVVDVPVQFKVVNRNTTLIPCLGAPDGRTYTVRGTLVAPRAALDAKEPAATLYLHGLGYGGWFFRFQDVPGYDYARQQADAGHASIVLDRLGNPNDDQLANGLATCFSSQADMADQVIRAMRVAGYDAPDDVRTGFDRVVLAGHSAGGFIAQVTQYSFDSADALAVIGFTDIPSPLTLATFATAGGDCLLAPQRSHGRTGAPNYVPFGRTDADFAAGHFFDIDPEVRRIALAKHNLDPCGDLLNALQALLFDQLGTRSIKAPVLVVSGADDALFAPPTNRLQALLSYIQAERTELVELPSTGHAVTLGRTHEQFRQAMDRWLTAVGA; from the coding sequence ATGGAGTCCCAGCGTGCCCTCGCCGGCCTGGCGGCCGTCCTCGCCCTCGCCATCACCGACGCCGCGCAGGCCGCGGCCGCGCCAGGCGTCCGGGTCGCCGGCGGGACGGTGGGCAACGCGCGCATGTGCGGCACCGAGCACGAGGGTGTGCGCACCGTCGCGGCCGGCGCGCCCGCCTCGGCGGTCGTCCCGGGCGCCAAGCGGGCGGCCACGCGGGCGGCGCGGCGGGGCTCGCGCGTGGTCGTCGAGCGCTGCGAGGGCGCCAGCTGGAAGGCGGAGAGGACGGTCGCCCTCGGTGCGCGCCGCCGGGCGCTCACCGTGACGCTCGGCTCGCGCTCGGCCGACCTGCGCATCCGCACCCGGACGCGCGACGGCAGGCTCGGCACGCCCGCCTACGTCCGCGTCGGCGGCGGCGAGGTCGTCGACGTCCCCGTGCAGTTCAAGGTCGTCAACCGCAACACGACCCTCATCCCGTGCCTCGGTGCGCCGGACGGCAGGACCTACACCGTCCGCGGCACGCTCGTGGCGCCCCGCGCCGCCCTCGACGCCAAGGAGCCGGCGGCGACGCTCTACCTCCACGGCCTCGGCTACGGCGGCTGGTTCTTCCGCTTCCAGGACGTCCCGGGCTACGACTACGCCCGCCAGCAGGCCGACGCCGGGCACGCGTCGATCGTCCTCGACCGCCTGGGCAACCCCAACGACGACCAGCTCGCCAACGGCCTGGCCACCTGCTTCTCCTCGCAGGCCGACATGGCCGACCAGGTCATCCGCGCGATGCGCGTGGCCGGGTACGACGCCCCCGACGACGTCCGCACCGGCTTCGACCGCGTCGTCCTGGCCGGGCACTCCGCGGGCGGCTTCATCGCCCAGGTCACGCAGTACTCGTTCGACAGCGCCGACGCGCTGGCCGTCATCGGCTTCACCGACATCCCGTCGCCGCTGACCCTCGCGACCTTCGCGACCGCCGGCGGCGACTGCCTCCTGGCGCCGCAGCGCTCGCACGGCAGGACGGGCGCGCCGAACTACGTCCCGTTCGGCCGCACGGACGCCGACTTCGCCGCGGGCCACTTCTTCGACATCGACCCCGAGGTCCGGCGCATCGCGCTGGCCAAGCACAACCTCGACCCCTGCGGCGACCTGCTCAACGCCCTCCAGGCCCTGCTCTTCGACCAGCTGGGGACCCGCTCGATCAAGGCCCCGGTCCTCGTCGTGTCGGGCGCCGACGACGCGCTCTTCGCGCCGCCGACCAACCGCCTCCAGGCGCTGCTGTCCTACATCCAGGCCGAGAGGACGGAGCTCGTCGAGCTGCCGAGCACCGGCCACGCCGTGACCCTCGGGCGCACCCACGAGCAGTTCCGGCAGGCGATGGACCGCTGGCTGACGGCGGTCGGGGCGTAG
- a CDS encoding DUF4097 family beta strand repeat-containing protein translates to MSTRRIVALAALGLSLLCGVAFAASALLRSEAEARTVVREPIRKLVVRAEGGDVTLRAGVSPFLIVEQQVTWLLSRPEVRQTRRGGELEVDATCPATEVALRCSLELDVLVPSTVQEVVFEGDAADVELRGLHGVVRASTGSGDLHTDRLDTVVFEVRTESGDLHLDLVGAPTRVVADTDSGDVDVVLPFGTYRVDVDSGDSDRVTGLLRDDLAPQRIDATSGSGRVTVRAR, encoded by the coding sequence ATGAGCACGCGCCGGATCGTCGCGCTGGCAGCCCTGGGGCTGTCGCTGCTGTGCGGCGTCGCGTTCGCCGCCAGCGCGCTGCTGCGCTCCGAGGCCGAGGCCCGGACGGTGGTGCGCGAGCCGATCCGCAAGCTCGTGGTGCGCGCGGAGGGCGGGGACGTCACGCTGCGCGCCGGGGTCTCGCCGTTCCTCATCGTCGAGCAGCAGGTCACGTGGCTGCTGAGCCGGCCCGAGGTGCGCCAGACGCGCCGGGGCGGCGAGCTCGAGGTCGACGCCACCTGCCCGGCGACCGAGGTCGCGCTGCGCTGCTCGCTGGAGCTCGACGTGCTCGTCCCGTCGACGGTGCAGGAGGTCGTCTTCGAGGGCGACGCGGCGGACGTCGAGCTGCGCGGCCTGCACGGCGTCGTCCGGGCGTCGACGGGGTCGGGCGACCTGCACACCGATCGCCTCGACACGGTCGTCTTCGAGGTGCGCACGGAGTCGGGCGACCTGCACCTCGACCTGGTGGGGGCGCCGACGCGCGTCGTGGCCGACACCGACAGCGGCGACGTCGACGTCGTCCTGCCGTTCGGGACCTACCGCGTGGACGTCGACTCGGGCGACTCGGACCGCGTGACCGGCCTGCTGCGCGACGACCTGGCGCCGCAGCGCATCGACGCGACCAGCGGCAGCGGGCGCGTCACCGTCCGCGCCCGGTAG
- a CDS encoding glycine betaine ABC transporter substrate-binding protein, with translation MEYDIAQTEGPNASPLRRISALACAGVLALGIGACGGDDGEDSGGSGGGAAGSGAIKHDAANTGKPVITIGSKDFTEEFILAEVYSQALQAAGFRVRTRLDVGAEQEALKAVERGDIDAYPEYTGTALTAFCGVEAEDVPKSETTAFSEARTCLARRQITALPTTPFTNSNGFAITKEEQEQLGGITKLSQLAGKASGLTLSGGDECRERDDCLKGLRETYGLRFKRFLEVPLSRRHEVLRSGQSDVGLVFTTDGQIKADSLVLLEDDRDMLPPYNVSLLVRDEALAAAGPGFERTVQLVQQGLTTEVMQELNSRVDLDDERPAEVARQYLVEAGYIADE, from the coding sequence ATGGAGTACGACATCGCCCAGACCGAGGGGCCGAACGCCTCCCCGCTTCGCCGGATCAGCGCCCTGGCCTGCGCCGGCGTGCTGGCCCTGGGGATCGGCGCGTGCGGGGGCGACGACGGCGAGGACTCCGGCGGCTCCGGCGGCGGTGCTGCCGGCTCCGGGGCGATCAAGCACGACGCCGCGAACACCGGCAAGCCGGTCATCACGATCGGCTCCAAGGACTTCACCGAGGAGTTCATCCTCGCCGAGGTCTACTCCCAGGCGCTGCAGGCCGCCGGCTTCCGCGTGCGCACGCGCCTGGACGTCGGCGCCGAGCAGGAGGCGCTCAAGGCCGTCGAGCGTGGCGACATCGACGCGTACCCCGAGTACACCGGCACGGCGCTCACCGCGTTCTGCGGCGTCGAGGCCGAGGACGTCCCCAAGAGCGAGACGACCGCGTTCAGCGAGGCCCGCACGTGCCTGGCCCGCCGCCAGATCACCGCGCTGCCGACGACGCCCTTCACGAACTCCAACGGCTTCGCCATCACCAAGGAGGAGCAGGAGCAGCTCGGCGGCATCACCAAGCTCTCCCAGCTCGCGGGCAAGGCGTCGGGCCTGACGCTCTCCGGCGGCGACGAGTGCCGCGAGCGCGACGACTGCCTCAAGGGCCTGCGCGAGACCTACGGCCTGCGCTTCAAGCGCTTCCTGGAGGTCCCGCTCTCCCGGCGCCACGAGGTGCTGCGCTCGGGCCAGAGCGACGTCGGCCTCGTCTTCACCACCGACGGCCAGATCAAGGCCGACTCGCTCGTCCTCCTCGAGGACGACCGCGACATGCTCCCGCCCTACAACGTCTCGCTGCTCGTGCGCGACGAGGCGCTCGCCGCCGCCGGCCCGGGCTTCGAGCGCACGGTCCAGCTCGTCCAGCAGGGCCTCACCACCGAGGTCATGCAGGAGCTCAACTCCCGCGTGGACCTCGACGACGAGCGGCCCGCCGAGGTGGCGCGCCAGTACCTCGTCGAGGCCGGCTACATCGCCGACGAGTAG
- a CDS encoding NAD(P)-dependent oxidoreductase — protein sequence MPGRVLVTGGAGFVGTHVAEQLLDAGFEVRIVDALLESAHDGLPDGIPAGAEVVHGDLRDPEVARAAVRGVDAVSHQASMVGLGADVRDVADYVAHNDLATAQLLRALAVEGFRGRIALASSMVVYGEGRYRCAAHGIVRPGPRAVEDLEAGRFEPRCPHCGEALHPEPVPEDAPLDPRNVYAATKLHQEHLLMSFAREVDGVAVTALRYHNVYGPRMPRDTPYAGVASIFRSALERGEAPRVFEDAAQRRDFVHVRDVARANVLVLTRDEPLHDAVNVATGTPRTVGDMAQALADAIPGAPPPVLGTGEFRRGDVRHVFASAERARALLGFTAAVGLEEGMREFASAELRRPARGPV from the coding sequence ATGCCAGGGCGCGTGCTGGTCACCGGCGGCGCGGGGTTCGTCGGCACGCACGTCGCCGAGCAGCTCCTCGACGCCGGCTTCGAGGTCCGCATCGTCGACGCGCTGCTCGAGAGCGCGCACGACGGGCTGCCGGACGGGATCCCCGCCGGCGCGGAGGTCGTCCACGGCGACCTGCGCGACCCGGAGGTCGCCCGCGCCGCGGTGCGGGGCGTCGACGCCGTCAGCCACCAGGCGTCGATGGTCGGCCTCGGCGCCGACGTGCGCGACGTCGCCGACTACGTCGCGCACAACGACCTGGCGACCGCGCAGCTCCTGCGCGCGCTGGCGGTCGAGGGCTTCCGGGGACGGATCGCGCTCGCCTCGAGCATGGTCGTCTACGGTGAGGGTCGCTACCGCTGCGCGGCGCACGGGATCGTCCGGCCGGGGCCGCGCGCCGTCGAGGACCTCGAGGCCGGGCGCTTCGAGCCGCGCTGCCCGCACTGCGGTGAGGCGCTGCACCCGGAGCCGGTGCCGGAGGACGCGCCGCTGGACCCCCGCAACGTCTACGCGGCCACGAAGCTCCACCAGGAGCACCTGCTCATGAGCTTCGCCCGCGAGGTCGACGGCGTCGCCGTCACCGCCCTGCGCTACCACAACGTCTACGGGCCGCGGATGCCGCGCGACACGCCCTATGCCGGCGTCGCGTCGATCTTCCGCAGCGCCCTGGAGCGCGGCGAGGCGCCACGCGTCTTCGAGGACGCGGCCCAGCGCCGCGACTTCGTCCACGTCCGCGACGTCGCCCGGGCCAACGTCCTGGTCCTCACGCGCGACGAGCCGCTGCACGACGCCGTCAACGTCGCGACCGGCACGCCGCGGACCGTCGGCGACATGGCCCAGGCGCTCGCCGACGCCATCCCCGGCGCGCCGCCGCCGGTCCTCGGGACGGGCGAGTTCCGCCGCGGCGACGTCCGCCACGTCTTCGCCTCGGCCGAGCGCGCCCGGGCGCTGCTGGGGTTCACGGCGGCCGTCGGCCTGGAGGAGGGGATGCGCGAGTTCGCCTCGGCCGAGCTCCGCCGACCCGCCCGGGGGCCGGTGTAG
- a CDS encoding glycosyltransferase family 2 protein → MVDVVLPVLDEAEALPWVLGRMPDGHRAIVADNGSSDGSPEVAARHGAHVVHAPVRGFGAACWAGLQAARADVVCFMDCDGSLDPQDLGLVLEPLLAGEADMVLGARIPERGAWPWHARVANRALARELRRRSGIALTDLGPMRAMGRRELLALGVEDRRFGWPLEMVLRAARDGWRIAERPVPYRARSGRSKVTGTPLGTARAVRDMLGVLREVDLRARGGVDVRG, encoded by the coding sequence ATGGTCGACGTCGTGCTTCCCGTGCTGGACGAGGCCGAGGCGCTGCCCTGGGTCCTCGGGCGCATGCCCGACGGCCACCGGGCGATCGTCGCGGACAACGGCTCGAGCGACGGCTCGCCGGAGGTCGCGGCGCGCCACGGCGCGCACGTCGTCCACGCGCCGGTGCGCGGCTTCGGCGCGGCGTGCTGGGCAGGGCTCCAGGCGGCGCGGGCGGACGTCGTGTGCTTCATGGACTGCGACGGGTCGCTGGATCCCCAGGACCTCGGCCTCGTGCTGGAGCCGCTGCTGGCCGGCGAGGCGGACATGGTCCTGGGGGCGCGGATCCCCGAGCGCGGCGCGTGGCCGTGGCACGCGCGCGTCGCCAACCGCGCCCTCGCGCGCGAGCTGCGCCGGCGCAGCGGCATCGCGCTCACCGACCTCGGGCCGATGCGCGCGATGGGCCGCCGCGAGCTGCTCGCCCTGGGCGTCGAGGACCGGCGCTTCGGCTGGCCGCTGGAGATGGTCCTGCGCGCCGCGCGCGACGGTTGGCGGATCGCCGAGCGGCCAGTCCCCTATCGCGCGCGGTCGGGCCGGTCGAAGGTCACGGGGACGCCGCTGGGCACCGCGCGGGCCGTGCGCGACATGCTCGGCGTGCTTCGCGAGGTCGACTTGCGGGCACGCGGAGGGGTGGATGTCCGCGGTTGA